One region of Marivirga arenosa genomic DNA includes:
- the trmB gene encoding tRNA (guanosine(46)-N7)-methyltransferase TrmB: protein MSRQKLKRFEDLRNRHNVIEYDDDRYSNIKSNWANEIFKNSNPINLELACGRGEYSIGLAKEFPNENFVGVDIKGERLWQGSTKALEEGLENVAFARNFILDLEQMFAKGEVKDIWIIHPDPRPRDRDEKRRLTFHRFLDIYKNIQGGNGRVHLKTDNTPLYEWTLNEVLANRTDFKDLHFMDDLHNSVYLEEHYGISTRYERKFSKAGETIKYLRFEWKV, encoded by the coding sequence ATGAGTAGACAGAAGTTAAAAAGGTTTGAAGATTTAAGAAATCGTCATAATGTAATTGAGTATGATGATGATAGATATTCTAACATTAAATCAAATTGGGCTAATGAAATCTTTAAAAATTCAAATCCTATCAACTTAGAGTTAGCATGTGGAAGAGGCGAGTATTCGATTGGGCTTGCTAAGGAATTTCCAAATGAAAACTTTGTAGGTGTCGATATTAAAGGGGAAAGGCTTTGGCAAGGGAGCACAAAAGCCTTAGAGGAAGGTTTAGAAAATGTAGCATTCGCCAGAAACTTCATTCTAGATTTGGAACAAATGTTTGCTAAAGGTGAAGTAAAAGATATTTGGATTATTCACCCAGATCCTAGGCCTAGAGATAGAGATGAAAAAAGAAGGTTGACTTTTCATAGGTTTTTGGATATATATAAAAACATACAAGGAGGAAATGGTCGTGTACATTTAAAAACAGATAATACTCCTTTATACGAATGGACTTTGAATGAAGTGCTTGCCAACAGAACTGATTTTAAAGACTTACATTTCATGGATGATTTACATAATTCAGTATATTTAGAAGAGCATTATGGTATCAGTACTCGCTATGAAAGGAAATTTTCAAAAGCGGGTGAAACCATTAAATACTTAAGATTTGAATGGAAAGTATAA
- a CDS encoding phosphatase PAP2 family protein, with product MESIKDKLQSPAFLMFVLYFLTAISLVLFFEKGTFILWLNQKHNPFGDSFFSFITLVGEWHIFVVVGIILLMYRFYYAILLTLTGLIHFLIIQFLKIVVFKAPRPADYYADKLSSFNLVEGVDLKSLYAMPSGHTASAFALATILILITKNKLLQVIYMLIAILVAVSRVYLFQHFMVDTLVGASIGLLVSAIIWWYLSFKNKSLLYNNNRLHRGLIFNK from the coding sequence ATGGAAAGTATAAAAGATAAACTACAGAGTCCTGCATTTTTAATGTTTGTACTTTACTTTTTGACTGCTATTTCTTTGGTTCTATTTTTTGAGAAAGGAACTTTCATTTTATGGCTAAATCAAAAGCATAATCCTTTCGGAGACTCCTTTTTCAGTTTTATCACCTTGGTAGGTGAGTGGCATATATTTGTAGTGGTGGGCATTATATTGCTCATGTATAGATTTTATTATGCTATACTGTTAACCTTAACAGGGCTCATTCATTTTTTAATTATCCAGTTTTTAAAGATTGTCGTTTTTAAAGCACCTCGTCCAGCAGATTATTATGCCGATAAATTAAGCTCATTTAATTTAGTGGAAGGAGTTGATTTGAAAAGCCTTTATGCAATGCCCAGTGGCCATACAGCTTCAGCTTTTGCATTAGCTACTATTTTGATTTTAATAACTAAAAACAAATTATTACAAGTGATTTATATGCTGATAGCTATACTAGTTGCTGTATCAAGAGTATACCTATTCCAGCATTTTATGGTGGATACACTAGTTGGAGCTTCAATAGGATTACTAGTTTCAGCCATAATCTGGTGGTACCTTTCTTTTAAAAATAAATC